From one Streptomyces sp. ICC1 genomic stretch:
- a CDS encoding CbtB-domain containing protein: MAEAVASAAIPTPSDSLSAPLPVRAVLPWAVFVGLLMLVALYFVGAEQGATAVFSGEGVHEWVHDGRHLLGFPCH; this comes from the coding sequence ATGGCCGAGGCTGTCGCTTCCGCTGCCATACCCACCCCTTCCGACTCCCTGTCGGCCCCGCTGCCCGTGCGCGCCGTACTGCCCTGGGCGGTCTTCGTCGGCCTCTTGATGCTCGTCGCCCTGTACTTCGTCGGTGCCGAACAGGGCGCCACGGCCGTGTTCTCCGGTGAAGGCGTGCACGAGTGGGTGCACGACGGTCGTCATCTGCTCGGCTTCCCCTGCCACTGA
- a CDS encoding CbtA family protein: MYASTVRGLLVRGMLAGLIAGLFAFAVAYVVGEPPVRGSIAVEEAQAAQEAQADPAAAAQSSHAGHGAAAPAEAADEEEELVSRPVQSTVGLATGVLVYGVALGGVASLAFSFALGRVGKFSPRATAALTAAGAFATVYLVPFLKYPATPPAVGNPDTIGQRTTLFFLMILLSVLLGLGAIIAGRRLAPRLGNWNATLTAGGGFVVAAAIAFVFLPANDDAVKPGFPAALLWEFRVASLAVQVVLWLVFAIVFGVLAQRLLATRAVGADAEATAQREAPVLS, encoded by the coding sequence ATGTACGCCTCTACTGTCAGAGGACTGCTGGTCCGCGGCATGCTCGCGGGTCTGATCGCCGGACTGTTCGCCTTCGCCGTCGCCTACGTGGTGGGTGAGCCCCCGGTACGGGGTTCCATCGCTGTGGAGGAGGCCCAGGCCGCTCAGGAGGCTCAGGCCGACCCCGCCGCGGCTGCCCAGAGCTCGCATGCCGGACACGGCGCCGCCGCTCCGGCCGAGGCTGCGGACGAGGAGGAAGAACTGGTCAGCCGGCCGGTCCAGTCGACCGTCGGCCTGGCCACCGGCGTTCTGGTCTACGGGGTCGCGCTGGGTGGCGTCGCCTCCCTGGCGTTCTCCTTCGCCCTTGGCCGCGTGGGCAAGTTCAGCCCGCGCGCGACGGCGGCGCTCACCGCGGCGGGGGCCTTCGCGACCGTCTACCTGGTGCCGTTCCTGAAGTACCCGGCCACCCCGCCGGCCGTCGGCAACCCGGACACCATCGGGCAGCGCACCACGCTGTTCTTCCTGATGATCCTGCTCAGCGTCCTGCTCGGCCTCGGCGCGATCATCGCGGGCCGGCGGCTGGCTCCGCGCCTGGGCAACTGGAACGCGACGCTGACCGCCGGTGGCGGCTTCGTCGTTGCCGCTGCGATCGCGTTCGTCTTCCTGCCGGCGAACGACGACGCGGTCAAGCCCGGTTTCCCCGCAGCCCTGTTGTGGGAGTTCCGGGTCGCCTCGCTGGCCGTCCAGGTCGTATTGTGGCTCGTGTTCGCGATCGTCTTCGGAGTCCTGGCCCAACGACTCCTGGCCACGCGGGCCGTGGGCGCCGACGCGGAGGCGACAGCGCAGCGCGAAGCGCCCGTACTCAGCTGA
- a CDS encoding cytochrome P450, translating into MTTDAPAYLPPRTVATAPGCLPLVGHSLALLRDPIGVLQSIRPLGDLVEIRLGNLSVYAVNSPALLREMLVTDAVSYEKGRYFQKSRPFLGNGLPNSEGDFHRRQRRLMIPAFHREKLNSYTGVMRLSATTYSEAWTPDSTIDVASEMYAIGSEAVAKALFGSALGNEEVRLIRRWLPTYVHELMRRVVSPVDWLDRLPTPGNRRFRESGTQLRKVVDRLIRERLADGRPRADLLGMLMAARDSDTGEPMSPDQLHDEVMTVMAAGIETASTSLTWLFHEVGSRPDIERRLHAELDEVLGSRPVTFEDLPKLVFTQNLVRETLRLRSPAWILMRQPARPGVVLGGVEIPAETELLFSPLTIHRDPGLYPDPMEFDPDRWLTADPRGWAFLPFGAGPRKCIGDHFALTEMATVVATVAARWRLVPLSEQPPREVPGAVLVPSLLQMSPQPRAAQTRSGGTRSDAGLHLPFPARISPDAARAAAEHLQWPRSFGLLPTDAAAERHARGHYAELAARFHPAATGPDLALGVDQMSWFFCFDDAFDGPAGDDPGQARTVVDVVAAALDQHPAPDAPPLARAFHDLWLRSREGMSPSWCERAAAHWRAYLYGHVQEATNRQSGTLLTVDEYLGLRRDTIGVQPTLDLAERIGHYELPAALFASDTVTALRTLAAEIDSLHNDLYSLSKEESGADPHNLLLILQRTDGADRDDASTSVLGMLHARIARFRSLESELHAPAGMALDRYLRDALHTVMRGPYDWAPRSGRYSTNPL; encoded by the coding sequence GTGACTACGGACGCCCCCGCATACCTGCCGCCCCGAACGGTCGCCACCGCTCCCGGGTGTCTGCCCCTGGTGGGGCACTCGCTGGCCCTGCTGCGCGACCCGATCGGCGTACTGCAGTCGATCCGACCCCTGGGCGACCTGGTGGAGATCCGGCTCGGCAACCTGTCCGTGTACGCCGTGAACTCGCCGGCGCTCCTGCGGGAGATGCTCGTGACAGACGCGGTCTCCTACGAGAAGGGACGCTACTTCCAGAAGTCCCGCCCCTTCCTCGGCAACGGACTGCCCAACTCCGAGGGTGACTTCCACCGCCGCCAGCGCCGTCTGATGATCCCGGCGTTCCACCGAGAGAAGCTCAACTCCTACACCGGCGTCATGCGCCTGAGCGCCACCACGTACTCCGAGGCCTGGACACCGGACAGCACGATCGACGTGGCCTCCGAGATGTACGCGATCGGCAGCGAGGCCGTGGCCAAGGCCCTTTTCGGCAGCGCCCTGGGCAACGAGGAGGTGCGCCTCATCCGGCGCTGGCTGCCCACCTACGTGCACGAGTTGATGCGGCGTGTGGTCTCGCCCGTCGACTGGCTGGACCGCCTCCCCACCCCTGGAAACCGCCGCTTCCGGGAGTCGGGCACCCAGTTGCGCAAGGTCGTCGACCGGCTGATCCGTGAGCGCCTCGCCGACGGACGGCCCCGTGCGGACCTCCTCGGCATGCTGATGGCCGCCCGCGACTCCGACACGGGGGAACCGATGAGCCCGGACCAGCTCCACGACGAGGTCATGACCGTCATGGCCGCCGGGATCGAGACCGCCTCGACCAGCCTGACCTGGCTCTTCCACGAAGTCGGCTCCCGGCCCGACATCGAGCGACGGCTCCACGCCGAACTCGACGAGGTCCTCGGATCGAGGCCCGTCACCTTCGAGGACCTGCCGAAGCTCGTCTTCACCCAGAACCTGGTCAGGGAGACGCTCCGGCTGCGCAGCCCGGCCTGGATCCTGATGCGCCAGCCCGCCCGCCCCGGCGTCGTCCTCGGCGGAGTGGAGATCCCCGCGGAAACCGAGCTCCTGTTCAGCCCGCTCACCATCCACCGCGACCCCGGCCTGTACCCGGACCCCATGGAGTTCGACCCGGACCGGTGGCTGACCGCCGACCCGCGCGGCTGGGCCTTCCTGCCGTTCGGCGCAGGCCCCCGCAAGTGCATCGGCGACCACTTCGCCCTCACCGAGATGGCCACGGTCGTCGCCACCGTCGCCGCCCGCTGGCGCCTGGTCCCGCTCTCCGAGCAGCCGCCCCGCGAGGTGCCCGGGGCCGTACTGGTCCCGAGCCTGTTGCAGATGTCCCCGCAGCCCCGCGCCGCGCAGACCCGCAGCGGCGGCACGCGGAGCGACGCCGGCCTCCACCTCCCGTTCCCCGCACGGATCAGCCCCGACGCCGCACGCGCGGCCGCCGAACACCTGCAGTGGCCCCGGTCCTTCGGCCTCCTCCCCACCGACGCGGCCGCCGAGCGCCACGCCCGCGGCCACTACGCCGAACTCGCCGCCCGCTTCCACCCGGCCGCGACCGGGCCGGACCTGGCCCTGGGCGTCGACCAGATGAGCTGGTTCTTCTGCTTCGACGACGCCTTCGACGGCCCGGCCGGCGACGACCCCGGACAGGCCCGCACGGTGGTCGACGTGGTCGCCGCCGCCCTGGACCAGCACCCCGCCCCCGACGCACCACCGCTCGCCCGCGCCTTCCACGACCTCTGGCTGCGCAGCCGCGAGGGCATGTCACCGTCCTGGTGCGAGCGGGCCGCCGCGCACTGGCGGGCGTACCTCTACGGGCACGTCCAGGAAGCCACCAACCGGCAATCCGGCACCCTGCTCACCGTGGACGAGTACCTAGGACTGCGCCGCGACACCATCGGCGTGCAGCCCACGCTCGACCTCGCCGAACGGATCGGCCACTACGAACTGCCCGCCGCCCTCTTCGCCTCGGACACCGTGACAGCTCTGCGCACCCTGGCCGCCGAGATCGACTCCCTCCACAACGACCTCTACTCGCTCTCCAAGGAGGAATCCGGTGCGGACCCGCACAACCTCCTGCTGATCCTCCAGCGCACGGACGGGGCGGACCGCGACGACGCCTCCACCAGCGTGCTGGGCATGCTGCACGCACGCATCGCACGCTTCCGCAGCCTCGAAAGCGAACTGCACGCCCCTGCCGGCATGGCCCTGGACCGCTACCTCCGCGACGCCCTGCACACGGTCATGCGCGGCCCCTACGACTGGGCACCACGATCCGGTCGCTACAGCACCAACCCGCTGTGA
- a CDS encoding tyrosine-type recombinase/integrase yields MEWAPAGHPAGHGGAPCWRDRGGFNTALRRLPTTSCAGLRDIRTAGDDRFLLIADLMSGCGMRNGEAFAVNLNNLVASDIYRITEQVNQTTKTYGRLKHRKATDYRDVPLPARVRETIEWYADKHGTVDGYLLRHPMDPTRPYLAYYLQNQWQRVKRTDEVDIPEGMVIYSLRHFFASNCLTNGIPITDVAEWMGHKSLDITFKIYRHLMPGSIGKAAKILDVGLAA; encoded by the coding sequence ATGGAGTGGGCGCCCGCTGGTCACCCCGCCGGGCATGGGGGCGCCCCCTGCTGGCGCGACCGCGGCGGCTTCAACACCGCGCTTCGTCGACTGCCCACAACGTCGTGCGCCGGCCTCCGCGACATACGCACCGCCGGCGACGACCGGTTCCTCCTCATCGCCGACCTGATGAGCGGCTGCGGCATGCGCAACGGCGAGGCCTTCGCCGTGAACCTCAACAACCTGGTCGCCAGCGACATCTACCGCATCACCGAGCAGGTCAACCAGACCACCAAGACCTACGGCCGCCTCAAACACCGCAAAGCGACCGACTACCGCGACGTCCCTCTCCCGGCCCGCGTCCGGGAAACCATCGAGTGGTACGCGGACAAGCACGGCACGGTCGACGGCTACCTCCTCCGCCACCCCATGGACCCCACGAGGCCCTACCTGGCCTACTACCTCCAGAACCAGTGGCAGCGCGTCAAGCGCACAGATGAGGTCGACATCCCCGAGGGCATGGTCATCTACAGCCTCCGCCACTTCTTCGCCTCGAACTGCCTCACCAACGGCATCCCCATCACCGACGTCGCCGAATGGATGGGCCACAAGAGCCTCGACATCACCTTCAAGATCTACCGCCACCTCATGCCCGGCTCCATCGGCAAAGCCGCCAAAATCCTCGACGTCGGCCTGGCTGCGTGA
- a CDS encoding TOBE domain-containing protein, with protein sequence MLSLIASVSVDTARRWADVDRFPTFRESTRRMVSGEHLAAFCVELAQEAADEEPHTSARNGFPGIVTAVTLGKVSAQVEIQAGPHRVVSLLTREAVEELGLEAGVQAVARVKSTSVHIDLG encoded by the coding sequence CTGCTGTCGCTGATCGCATCCGTCAGCGTCGACACCGCCCGGCGGTGGGCCGACGTCGACCGCTTCCCCACCTTCCGCGAGAGCACCCGGCGGATGGTCTCCGGCGAACACCTGGCGGCGTTCTGCGTCGAACTGGCCCAGGAGGCGGCCGACGAGGAGCCGCACACGTCAGCCCGCAACGGGTTCCCCGGCATCGTCACCGCAGTCACGCTCGGCAAGGTCTCCGCCCAAGTCGAGATCCAGGCCGGCCCCCACCGTGTCGTCTCCCTCCTCACCCGGGAAGCGGTGGAGGAACTGGGACTCGAGGCCGGCGTCCAGGCCGTGGCCCGGGTCAAGTCCACCAGCGTCCACATCGATCTGGGCTAA